One Candidatus Desulfatibia profunda genomic window carries:
- a CDS encoding type II toxin-antitoxin system PemK/MazF family toxin encodes MKHGEIRWYKFTRPDKKRPVLILTRDSVLEYLGEVTVAPITSTVRNIPSEVFLSKADGVPLDCAVNCDHLQTVSKGKIGSLITSLPPGKMVDVGRAIRFALDI; translated from the coding sequence ATGAAACACGGCGAAATACGTTGGTACAAGTTCACACGGCCAGATAAAAAGAGGCCAGTTCTTATCCTAACACGAGATTCCGTCTTGGAATATCTTGGTGAAGTGACCGTCGCTCCCATTACAAGCACGGTCCGCAACATACCGTCCGAGGTGTTTCTCTCGAAAGCCGACGGCGTGCCCTTGGATTGCGCTGTCAACTGTGACCATTTGCAGACTGTTTCGAAGGGAAAAATCGGATCATTGATCACATCCTTGCCTCCGGGGAAGATGGTTGATGTCGGGCGGGCAATCCGCTTTGCCCTCGATATCTGA
- a CDS encoding ribbon-helix-helix protein, CopG family, with translation MRTIQMTLDDDLVKAVDRVSKQLHTSRSAFTRKALREALARYSLEQLEREHRQGYERQPVAADEFSVWETEQAWGDE, from the coding sequence ATGAGAACCATTCAAATGACCCTTGATGATGATCTTGTCAAAGCGGTCGACCGCGTTTCGAAGCAACTTCACACAAGTCGTTCTGCTTTCACCAGAAAGGCGCTTCGTGAGGCACTTGCCCGCTACAGCCTTGAGCAACTGGAGCGTGAGCACCGCCAAGGGTACGAACGGCAGCCAGTTGCTGCCGATGAGTTTTCGGTTTGGGAAACTGAGCAAGCTTGGGGTGACGAATGA
- a CDS encoding DUF1778 domain-containing protein, with product MPLSLRIPPQKEEIIKKAAQKAGKTKSAYILEAVDEKLGLVENREQIIRELAGWLSHDEAQELRKATEIFNQVAEGDWD from the coding sequence ATGCCGTTAAGTTTGAGAATACCTCCCCAAAAAGAAGAGATCATTAAAAAGGCCGCCCAAAAGGCAGGAAAAACCAAGTCGGCGTATATTCTTGAGGCCGTAGATGAAAAATTGGGCTTGGTGGAAAACAGGGAACAGATAATTCGAGAACTTGCGGGCTGGCTGTCTCATGATGAGGCCCAGGAGTTGAGAAAAGCAACCGAGATATTCAACCAGGTTGCCGAAGGGGATTGGGATTGA
- a CDS encoding type II toxin-antitoxin system VapC family toxin, protein MKLVLDTNVYSDYAEGLAATVDFMAVHGRQLYLPAVVVGELNFGFMKGRQQQLNESKLQQFISRLKVELIDVNADVARKYAIIYLSLKKKGTKIPINDVWIAASCMEVGGTLLTRDRHFKVVEQIETVVLS, encoded by the coding sequence TTGAAACTTGTACTGGATACGAATGTTTACAGCGATTATGCTGAGGGCCTGGCTGCAACAGTGGATTTTATGGCTGTCCATGGCCGGCAACTGTATTTGCCCGCTGTGGTTGTTGGAGAACTGAATTTCGGATTTATGAAAGGTCGTCAGCAGCAATTGAATGAAAGCAAGTTACAGCAGTTTATCAGCCGGTTGAAAGTCGAACTCATTGATGTTAATGCAGATGTTGCCAGAAAATACGCTATCATCTATCTATCTTTGAAAAAAAAGGGAACCAAAATACCGATCAATGATGTATGGATTGCGGCATCCTGTATGGAAGTTGGAGGGACCCTGCTGACGAGAGACAGACATTTCAAAGTTGTTGAACAGATAGAGACGGTTGTCCTGTCATGA
- a CDS encoding cytochrome c554 family protein, whose translation MKRALILLIAILTSSLAFATVEDGKTLFEQKCDKCHSLERSLKKTKDLAAWKKTNLRMMKKSRGDITEQDVEKISDYLAGRGKPVKPAVEAKPEKEAKMVEKHDLFDFKKVRVDQFIDPAVCGDCHSEKFQQWNGSMHSKAFADPLWRAATKLFFKESVKEEALLEMKACIKCHTPLGFRSHSISSPKDDFDKLAELPAQGIFCNWCHNINEVKHIGNDGYEVAPGGGEEDPSTMLGPLKDAYSDFHPTKYSELHTRAEFCGLCHNVSHAANNLPLEQTYNEWKNSPYNTKNPATTVNCQDCHMRQRPGIPATGKTPRPDNPGKAADDGPDRKHIWTHYFVGANALITKLLNSEIHAQMAVERLKNAADLELIKSESYTQNGLSHISVKVTNSGAGHYLPTGLTEVRQMWLDVTITDSAGKTIFRSGALDTNGNLDEHAVLYYTLLGNEKGAPVVNVAMADRILYDHRIPPKGYLIEKYSFQIPSEAVSPLTVAATLKYRSASQSLARKLLGNSAPEITVVDMVGVVDKLEF comes from the coding sequence GTGAAACGTGCCCTGATTCTATTAATAGCCATTTTGACATCATCGCTTGCCTTTGCCACAGTAGAGGACGGTAAAACGCTCTTTGAACAAAAGTGCGACAAATGCCACTCCCTTGAACGTTCTTTAAAAAAAACCAAAGATTTGGCCGCATGGAAGAAAACAAACCTGAGGATGATGAAAAAGTCTCGGGGAGATATTACCGAACAAGATGTCGAAAAAATATCAGACTATCTGGCCGGCAGAGGCAAACCGGTCAAACCCGCGGTTGAAGCAAAACCGGAAAAAGAAGCTAAGATGGTTGAAAAACATGATTTGTTCGATTTTAAAAAAGTCCGGGTAGACCAGTTCATAGATCCTGCGGTCTGCGGGGACTGTCATTCTGAAAAATTCCAGCAATGGAACGGTTCGATGCACAGCAAGGCCTTTGCTGATCCGCTCTGGCGGGCTGCAACAAAGCTGTTTTTCAAAGAATCGGTCAAAGAAGAAGCACTCCTCGAGATGAAAGCCTGTATCAAATGTCATACCCCTCTAGGTTTCCGCTCCCACAGCATCTCTTCTCCGAAAGATGATTTTGACAAACTTGCCGAGCTGCCTGCGCAAGGAATTTTCTGCAACTGGTGTCATAACATCAATGAAGTGAAACATATCGGCAATGACGGATATGAGGTGGCCCCGGGAGGCGGCGAGGAAGATCCATCAACGATGCTGGGCCCGCTGAAAGATGCATATTCGGATTTTCACCCGACGAAATATTCGGAACTGCATACCCGAGCCGAATTCTGCGGGCTCTGTCATAATGTTTCCCACGCGGCAAACAACCTGCCTTTGGAACAGACCTATAACGAATGGAAAAACAGCCCATACAATACCAAAAATCCCGCGACCACGGTAAACTGCCAGGACTGCCACATGAGACAAAGACCGGGAATTCCTGCAACCGGAAAAACCCCGCGACCCGACAACCCGGGAAAGGCCGCTGATGACGGACCAGACCGCAAGCATATCTGGACCCATTACTTTGTGGGCGCAAATGCACTGATCACAAAGCTTCTCAACAGCGAAATACATGCCCAGATGGCGGTGGAACGACTCAAAAACGCCGCAGACTTAGAGCTTATCAAGAGTGAATCCTACACGCAAAACGGACTTTCCCATATTTCGGTGAAGGTCACTAACTCCGGAGCAGGGCATTATCTTCCCACAGGGTTAACCGAAGTCAGGCAGATGTGGCTGGATGTAACCATTACCGATTCTGCCGGCAAAACGATTTTCAGATCCGGCGCTCTCGATACCAACGGCAATCTTGATGAACATGCGGTGTTATATTACACACTGCTTGGCAATGAAAAGGGAGCGCCTGTTGTCAACGTTGCCATGGCCGACAGGATACTTTATGACCACCGCATCCCGCCAAAAGGCTATTTGATTGAAAAATATTCTTTTCAAATACCTTCGGAAGCGGTTTCGCCGTTAACGGTGGCAGCAACCCTCAAATACCGCAGTGCATCTCAGTCGCTTGCAAGAAAATTGCTTGGAAACAGTGCACCTGAAATTACGGTTGTGGACATGGTTGGCGTGGTTGATAAACTGGAATTTTGA
- a CDS encoding KamA family radical SAM protein yields the protein MKKEFSDWKAILAASVVTAGQLARHLPVQQAQVQQVIEKYPLRINPYYLSLIRQPNDPIWEQVVPNIAEIQDREGKEDPLSEEAYSPVPNLIHRYPDRVVFLVSGQCAVYCRYCMRKRKVKDSFLITRETIDTGLEYIRDHPEVRDVILSGGDPLLLDDDDLDHILKNIRAVSHVEIIRIHTRIPCTLPQRITRNLVQTLKAFHPLFINVHMNHPQEITDESAVACHMLADAGIPLGCQTVLLKGVNDDPEIMTSLMQNLLKIRVKPYYLHHPDLVLGTRHFQTGLDAGLKIMDALQGHTSGLCVPHYMVDLPGGGGKIPLIPEYVIEKKPERWLIRNYAGKVYEYPIIEPRNSKS from the coding sequence ATGAAAAAAGAATTTTCCGACTGGAAGGCAATCCTGGCTGCTAGTGTGGTAACTGCCGGCCAATTGGCCCGGCATTTACCCGTGCAGCAGGCACAGGTGCAGCAGGTGATTGAAAAATATCCCCTGAGAATCAATCCGTATTACCTGTCCCTGATCCGTCAGCCGAATGATCCCATCTGGGAGCAGGTAGTGCCGAATATAGCCGAAATCCAGGATCGAGAGGGCAAGGAAGACCCGCTGTCGGAAGAAGCGTATTCACCGGTTCCCAATCTGATTCACCGTTATCCGGATCGGGTCGTGTTCCTGGTGTCCGGTCAATGTGCTGTGTATTGTCGCTATTGCATGCGTAAACGCAAGGTAAAAGATTCATTTCTGATCACCCGCGAGACGATTGATACGGGCCTTGAGTATATCAGGGATCATCCGGAAGTCAGGGATGTCATCCTGTCGGGCGGCGATCCGCTGCTGCTTGATGACGATGACCTTGATCACATTTTGAAGAATATCCGTGCTGTATCGCATGTGGAGATTATCCGCATTCACACAAGGATTCCCTGCACCTTGCCCCAGCGCATTACACGCAATCTTGTCCAAACATTAAAAGCGTTTCATCCCCTTTTTATCAATGTTCACATGAACCACCCGCAGGAAATAACAGACGAGTCTGCGGTTGCCTGCCATATGCTGGCCGATGCCGGCATTCCCCTGGGTTGTCAGACAGTTCTGCTAAAGGGTGTGAATGATGATCCTGAGATCATGACGTCCTTGATGCAAAATCTCCTGAAAATCAGGGTAAAACCATACTACTTGCACCATCCGGATCTTGTGCTCGGCACCCGGCATTTTCAGACCGGTTTGGATGCGGGGCTGAAGATCATGGATGCGCTGCAGGGCCATACTTCAGGATTGTGTGTTCCCCACTACATGGTCGATTTGCCTGGCGGCGGTGGGAAAATACCGCTGATTCCCGAATATGTGATCGAAAAAAAGCCGGAAAGATGGTTGATCAGAAACTACGCCGGAAAGGTGTATGAATATCCGATAATTGAACCCCGCAACAGTAAGTCATAA
- a CDS encoding HEAT repeat domain-containing protein, with protein MMTKRKVIDFESPERLLEKAGRYIESMELFFQEKDRAIPVLLKALKYAHNKLKRNIILLLGGFAKQEVVWSLYQIMMDPQEDEEVRHFASVQLSVTLPFLKERQILIDKLLGALKHYDPEVRMNAAFALGWEGNAQAAIPLIELLYDTDIQVQQTAVNALSNFRDDRIFNLMLERLQHGPLEQQRCILYNLWRFYGKHREVEAVYSQYLKHRDADLRLDALVLLGLIARPETHLAAYLKCLKDSNPRIRAMALKQIGVAGLEKLAGLKDEIKAMLSDSDMEVKQAAIKILKKCEPVTNLRPKF; from the coding sequence ATGATGACTAAGCGCAAGGTAATCGATTTTGAATCTCCAGAACGCCTTTTGGAAAAGGCCGGCCGGTATATCGAATCAATGGAACTTTTTTTCCAAGAAAAGGACCGGGCGATTCCCGTCTTACTCAAAGCGCTGAAATACGCCCATAACAAATTAAAACGCAACATAATTTTGCTTTTGGGCGGTTTCGCAAAACAGGAAGTGGTTTGGTCCTTGTATCAGATCATGATGGATCCTCAGGAAGACGAAGAAGTCCGCCATTTTGCTTCCGTGCAACTCAGCGTAACCCTTCCTTTTCTCAAAGAACGGCAGATTTTAATCGACAAGCTGCTGGGAGCCCTGAAACACTACGATCCTGAAGTGCGGATGAATGCTGCTTTTGCATTGGGATGGGAAGGGAATGCCCAGGCTGCAATTCCGTTGATTGAACTCCTTTATGATACGGATATTCAAGTCCAGCAAACCGCGGTCAATGCCCTTTCCAACTTTCGGGATGACCGCATCTTCAATCTGATGCTGGAACGCCTGCAGCACGGTCCTCTTGAGCAACAACGGTGCATTCTTTATAACCTCTGGCGGTTTTATGGCAAACACCGGGAAGTCGAAGCAGTTTATTCGCAATATCTGAAGCACCGGGACGCCGATCTTCGCTTGGATGCCCTGGTGCTTCTGGGGTTAATCGCCCGGCCGGAAACACATTTGGCGGCATACCTCAAATGTTTGAAAGATTCCAATCCGCGGATTCGAGCCATGGCGTTAAAACAGATCGGCGTGGCCGGCCTGGAAAAACTGGCGGGGCTTAAAGACGAGATCAAAGCGATGCTTTCAGATTCGGATATGGAGGTCAAGCAGGCGGCCATAAAAATATTGAAAAAATGTGAACCGGTTACTAATCTGCGCCCGAAATTCTAA